A stretch of the Balneola vulgaris DSM 17893 genome encodes the following:
- the ispG gene encoding flavodoxin-dependent (E)-4-hydroxy-3-methylbut-2-enyl-diphosphate synthase, with product MASINRRKSIQVMVGDVPVGGGAPIVVQSMTNTDTADIEETVNQIDHLHQSGSEIVRITVNNDQAAKAVPHIKEKLMNRGVPVPIVGDFHYNGHVLLTKYPDMAESLAKFRINPGNTGTKARDENFTTIVEQAIKYDKPVRIGVNWGSLDQQLLAQKMDANNDLAKPKSAKEVMLDTMVESAKRSSKLAEEVGLASDKIIISCKMSGVQDVVEVYTRVAEVVPYPLHVGLTEAGMGMKGMVASSAALSVILQRGIGDTIRVSLTPQPGADRALEVQVAQQVLQSLGIRSFIPQVTSCPGCGRTKSTYFQELAEDIQEYIKESMPVWRQVYPGVEEMDVAVMGCVVNGPGESRAANIGISLPGTFEEPKAPVYMDGEHFKTLKGDGIGDEFRKILNDYIKKNYGKN from the coding sequence ATGGCTTCTATTAATAGAAGAAAGTCGATACAAGTAATGGTAGGAGATGTTCCTGTTGGTGGGGGAGCTCCTATTGTTGTGCAGTCTATGACGAACACCGATACTGCAGACATTGAAGAAACGGTAAATCAAATTGATCATCTTCATCAATCTGGGTCAGAAATTGTTCGAATTACCGTGAACAATGATCAAGCTGCGAAAGCGGTGCCTCATATTAAAGAGAAGTTGATGAACCGTGGAGTTCCCGTTCCTATTGTTGGCGACTTCCATTACAATGGTCATGTACTACTTACTAAGTATCCAGATATGGCAGAGTCGCTTGCCAAATTCCGCATTAATCCGGGGAATACAGGCACCAAAGCACGTGATGAGAACTTTACCACCATTGTAGAGCAAGCCATTAAATATGACAAACCGGTGCGTATTGGTGTAAACTGGGGGTCGCTTGATCAACAGCTTCTTGCACAGAAAATGGATGCTAATAACGACCTAGCCAAGCCTAAGTCGGCCAAAGAAGTTATGCTTGACACCATGGTTGAAAGTGCAAAGCGTTCATCAAAGCTTGCCGAAGAAGTAGGCCTTGCTTCCGATAAAATTATCATCAGTTGTAAGATGTCGGGTGTACAAGATGTAGTGGAAGTTTACACTCGTGTAGCTGAAGTAGTGCCGTATCCATTACATGTTGGACTTACAGAAGCAGGAATGGGTATGAAAGGCATGGTGGCAAGTTCTGCAGCGCTATCAGTGATTCTGCAACGTGGCATTGGCGATACCATTCGTGTATCCTTAACCCCACAACCGGGGGCAGATCGTGCACTCGAAGTTCAAGTAGCACAACAAGTATTGCAATCATTAGGCATTCGTAGTTTCATTCCTCAAGTAACTTCTTGCCCCGGATGTGGACGTACCAAGAGTACCTACTTCCAAGAACTAGCCGAAGACATTCAAGAGTATATCAAAGAGTCGATGCCTGTTTGGCGACAGGTGTATCCAGGCGTTGAGGAGATGGATGTAGCCGTGATGGGTTGCGTTGTTAACGGACCGGGTGAATCGCGAGCAGCCAATATTGGAATCTCACTTCCTGGAACTTTTGAAGAACCGAAAGCTCCGGTGTACATGGATGGTGAGCACTTCAAAACCTTAAAAGGGGATGGCATCGGTGATGAGTTTCGCAAAATCCTCAACGACTACATCAAAAAGAATTACGGAAAGAACTAA
- a CDS encoding DMT family transporter, which produces MNWTLLIVAGLFEVAFAACLGKANDATGSAMYGWYGGFLLCLAISMTLLVRVTQHLPIGTAYAVWTGIGAVGTVLLGIFVFDEPATFWRIFFLTTLIASIIGLKIVSN; this is translated from the coding sequence ATGAATTGGACATTACTAATTGTAGCTGGTTTATTTGAAGTAGCATTTGCTGCCTGTCTTGGAAAAGCGAATGATGCTACAGGTTCGGCCATGTATGGATGGTATGGAGGATTTCTACTTTGCTTAGCTATTAGCATGACTCTACTAGTTCGCGTGACCCAACATTTACCTATTGGAACAGCTTATGCGGTTTGGACAGGTATTGGTGCTGTTGGTACCGTTTTACTAGGAATATTCGTTTTTGACGAACCTGCTACTTTTTGGCGAATATTCTTTTTGACTACACTTATTGCATCCATCATAGGGTTGAAAATTGTATCCAACTAA
- the rho gene encoding transcription termination factor Rho, with protein sequence MSENQTVNLTAGELESLEKKKLPELQTLAKMVGVKRVTGIKKKDLIEKIRETSESKPKGITVKLRPKSTRANSDKKKEQQLSLLEEDEKSKNEVSETPKDAHQNNSQSSKKEDELATYGGQSHIVSYKKKDDDKEEEKKKQQQQQRNNNRNKNSKRRQEHDQLPESNAETLQERIAELEPQLGPFLFNEGTLEILPDGYGFLRSVNYNYKASPDDIYVSPSQIKRFRLKQGDCVIGIIRPPKVGERYFALLRVEGVNGRIPRDMDNRQDFDDMLPIHPDNRFVMEFTPSDYSTRFIDLFAPVGKGTRGLIVAQPKTGKTTLLRGIANAVATNHPNAKILILLIDERPEEVTEMERSVKGAEVTASTFDEKPENHIALAELVFEKAKRLVESGHDVILLLDSITRLARAYNVTASNKGRTMTGGVDSEALKKPRQLFSSARNIENGGSLTILATALVDTGSRMDDVIFEEFKGTGNMEIVLDRRISDRRMYPAIDIFRSGTRREELLVAEEEREKVVLLRRYLTNMNAFEAMEFLLKQIKGTKTNEEFLISMNK encoded by the coding sequence ATGTCAGAAAATCAGACCGTAAACCTAACGGCTGGGGAACTGGAGTCCTTAGAAAAAAAGAAACTGCCTGAATTGCAAACACTTGCAAAGATGGTAGGAGTAAAAAGGGTTACAGGAATTAAAAAGAAAGATCTTATAGAAAAGATCAGAGAGACCTCAGAGTCGAAGCCGAAAGGTATCACTGTAAAATTACGTCCGAAGAGTACAAGAGCTAATTCAGATAAGAAGAAGGAGCAGCAATTATCACTGTTAGAAGAAGACGAAAAGTCGAAGAATGAAGTAAGTGAAACTCCAAAAGACGCTCACCAAAACAATAGCCAATCTTCAAAAAAAGAAGATGAGCTAGCTACTTACGGTGGACAATCCCATATCGTTTCCTATAAAAAGAAAGACGACGATAAGGAAGAGGAGAAGAAAAAACAGCAGCAACAGCAGCGAAATAACAATCGCAATAAGAACAGTAAGCGTCGCCAAGAACACGACCAGTTGCCAGAGTCTAATGCTGAAACACTTCAAGAGCGTATTGCGGAATTAGAGCCTCAATTAGGACCATTTTTGTTTAATGAGGGTACGTTAGAAATTTTGCCAGATGGCTATGGATTCCTTCGCTCAGTGAATTACAACTACAAGGCGAGTCCTGATGATATTTATGTATCGCCTTCACAGATTAAGCGTTTTAGATTAAAACAAGGTGATTGCGTTATAGGAATCATTCGTCCACCTAAAGTTGGAGAGCGATACTTCGCACTGTTGAGAGTGGAAGGAGTAAACGGACGTATCCCACGGGATATGGATAACCGTCAAGATTTTGACGATATGTTACCTATTCACCCAGATAATCGCTTTGTGATGGAATTCACGCCAAGTGATTACTCAACACGATTCATCGATTTATTTGCCCCAGTAGGTAAAGGAACACGTGGATTGATAGTAGCTCAACCAAAGACAGGTAAAACTACTTTATTACGTGGTATCGCCAATGCCGTTGCTACCAATCATCCTAATGCCAAGATATTAATACTTCTAATTGACGAACGTCCTGAGGAAGTAACCGAAATGGAGCGTTCAGTGAAAGGTGCTGAAGTAACAGCTTCAACCTTCGATGAAAAGCCAGAAAATCACATTGCTTTAGCCGAATTAGTATTTGAAAAAGCAAAAAGATTGGTTGAAAGTGGACACGATGTAATTCTCTTATTGGATTCAATCACGCGTTTAGCACGTGCATATAATGTAACGGCTAGCAACAAAGGTAGAACCATGACGGGTGGGGTAGACTCTGAAGCGTTAAAGAAGCCTCGTCAGTTATTCTCATCAGCGCGTAACATTGAAAATGGTGGTTCTTTAACCATCTTAGCTACCGCTTTAGTAGATACGGGTTCTCGCATGGATGATGTAATCTTTGAGGAATTCAAAGGTACGGGAAACATGGAGATCGTGTTAGACCGTAGAATCTCAGATCGTAGAATGTATCCTGCTATTGATATCTTTAGAAGTGGTACTCGTCGTGAAGAATTACTTGTAGCCGAAGAGGAGCGCGAAAAAGTAGTGCTATTACGTCGCTATCTAACCAATATGAATGCATTCGAAGCGATGGAATTCTTATTGAAGCAAATTAAAGGAACAAAAACGAATGAAGAGTTTTTGATTTCCATGAATAAGTAA
- a CDS encoding NAD(P)H-binding protein, producing the protein MKMKKERVLVAGAHGTTGKHLINLLVESSTYEPIAMVRKEEQKTFFEDQGIETVYGDLTEDINNTVKNADKVIFAAGSKGKNLEAVDKNGAIKLIDASENHGVDKFVMLSSMGADDPTKSEDLQDYLNAKKEADEYLQNSSLNYTIVRPGSLTNDDPKHQIMLEETINSSGSIPRADVAKTLVGVLETSKRNKEHFDILSGNNPISEIL; encoded by the coding sequence ATGAAAATGAAGAAAGAAAGAGTTTTAGTTGCAGGAGCACACGGAACCACAGGAAAACATCTTATTAATCTACTAGTGGAAAGTTCTACATATGAACCCATTGCTATGGTTCGAAAAGAAGAACAAAAAACATTTTTTGAAGACCAGGGTATTGAAACGGTTTATGGAGATTTAACAGAAGACATTAACAATACGGTTAAAAACGCAGATAAGGTTATTTTTGCTGCTGGAAGTAAAGGAAAAAACTTAGAAGCGGTTGATAAAAATGGAGCTATAAAACTAATTGATGCATCCGAAAATCACGGTGTAGACAAATTCGTGATGTTAAGCTCTATGGGGGCAGATGATCCTACCAAAAGTGAAGATCTACAGGATTACTTAAATGCTAAAAAAGAAGCCGACGAATACCTTCAAAACAGTTCATTAAACTATACTATTGTTCGCCCTGGATCACTTACAAATGATGATCCAAAGCATCAAATTATGCTCGAAGAAACTATTAACTCAAGTGGTTCAATTCCTCGAGCTGATGTTGCGAAAACATTAGTTGGAGTACTAGAGACATCAAAACGCAATAAAGAACACTTTGATATCCTTAGCGGCAACAATCCCATCTCTGAGATTCTCTAG
- a CDS encoding TlpA family protein disulfide reductase, translated as MKLDNKHFPLFMVVIAIIAALSIIYSSINYKGTQAERFKEGIAESDSLLTKELQYVFEDDSLSVQQFKGNNVVLLFWATWSEKSQFMIDEIYTLADQTDSLVVLAAIVKDARETIDESSLRDGLYYVDGADLFNDLKVPGIPSYILFDPTGKVKYVHIGYQENAGYGLLRDKINE; from the coding sequence ATGAAATTAGATAACAAACATTTCCCTTTATTTATGGTGGTTATAGCCATCATAGCAGCACTTTCTATCATTTATTCATCTATAAATTATAAGGGCACTCAAGCAGAGCGATTTAAAGAAGGAATTGCTGAAAGTGATTCATTACTTACCAAAGAATTGCAGTATGTATTTGAAGATGATTCTCTTTCCGTTCAGCAGTTTAAGGGAAATAATGTAGTGCTTTTATTTTGGGCTACATGGTCTGAAAAATCACAATTCATGATAGATGAAATCTACACCTTAGCCGATCAAACAGATTCATTAGTTGTATTAGCCGCTATAGTGAAAGATGCTCGCGAGACAATCGACGAGAGCAGTTTAAGAGATGGTCTTTACTATGTAGACGGGGCAGATTTATTTAATGATTTAAAAGTACCAGGCATACCTTCATACATTTTATTCGACCCAACTGGGAAAGTGAAATATGTTCACATTGGATATCAGGAAAATGCAGGATATGGATTACTGCGCGATAAGATAAATGAGTAA
- a CDS encoding NADP-dependent oxidoreductase: protein MNSTKTILLNNRPSGTPTTSDFKISNLELSDLKDGEILLQAKYISVDPYLRGRMTDQKSYIEPFELNKPISSGMVAEVIESNNDQYTKGDFVSGMLNWSEYQIHNGAELNKVDPNQAPLSAYLGVLGMTGLTAYFGLLDIGKPKEGETILVSGAAGAVGSIVGQIGKIKGCTVIGIAGSDEKIELLTNEFGYDKGINYKTTKDMNAAIKEAAPNGIDVYFDNVGGEILDAALANINRFGRVIACGAISLYNKTEQPTGPRVEITLIKKSVLMQGFTIGNYAQKFGEGISELAKWLTQGKLTHKETIVEGFDQAPQAFIDLFSGKNQGKMIVKAD, encoded by the coding sequence ATGAATTCTACAAAGACTATTTTATTAAACAATAGACCTTCGGGCACCCCCACAACATCTGACTTTAAAATTTCGAACTTAGAATTATCTGATTTAAAAGATGGGGAAATCTTACTTCAAGCAAAGTATATCTCTGTTGACCCGTACTTAAGAGGCAGAATGACTGATCAGAAGTCATACATTGAACCCTTTGAGCTAAATAAACCCATTAGTTCTGGCATGGTAGCCGAAGTTATTGAATCTAATAATGATCAATATACAAAGGGTGATTTTGTATCTGGCATGTTGAACTGGTCAGAATATCAGATTCATAATGGAGCTGAGCTCAACAAAGTAGATCCCAATCAAGCTCCTCTATCTGCATATCTAGGCGTACTTGGAATGACTGGGTTAACTGCTTACTTCGGTTTATTGGATATCGGAAAACCTAAGGAAGGAGAAACTATTTTAGTGTCTGGTGCTGCTGGAGCCGTAGGTAGCATAGTAGGTCAGATTGGTAAAATTAAAGGATGTACAGTTATTGGTATTGCGGGAAGCGACGAAAAAATTGAGCTATTAACCAATGAATTTGGGTACGATAAAGGTATCAATTACAAAACTACCAAAGACATGAATGCTGCTATTAAGGAAGCCGCTCCTAATGGCATTGATGTCTATTTTGATAATGTTGGAGGTGAGATTTTAGATGCAGCACTTGCTAACATTAACCGATTCGGCCGAGTTATAGCATGTGGTGCCATCAGCTTATACAACAAAACTGAACAACCAACTGGCCCAAGAGTTGAGATTACACTGATCAAAAAGAGCGTTCTAATGCAAGGGTTTACCATTGGTAATTATGCCCAAAAGTTTGGTGAAGGTATTAGTGAACTAGCCAAATGGTTAACCCAAGGTAAGTTAACCCATAAAGAGACTATTGTAGAAGGATTCGATCAAGCCCCACAAGCATTTATTGATCTATTTTCAGGGAAAAACCAAGGAAAAATGATTGTAAAGGCAGACTAA
- a CDS encoding bifunctional folylpolyglutamate synthase/dihydrofolate synthase — protein sequence MEGFRNIENVWTYLEAIPKFQDKGASAANFALENISTFCEAIGNPQDNFPTIHVAGTNGKGTTCHLFEEVYRHAGYKTGLFTSPHLIHYNERVRINGRPIDDELILAFFQETEEVLVNTLLTFFEISTALAFWVFSKLKVDIAIIETGLGGRLDSTNIITPKLSVITSVALDHIEILGDTEEKIAFEKAGIIKQDVPVVVGKVSNSVQSVIQEVALKKNAPIHCIDLTKVHFDKGEICYKDSTLVLQTNFIESVNAYNVEVCLQGVKLLQNSFPVEVTTAHEAIVNFKGAPGRFEQLLPHKQWYFSGAHNVEALESSLRVIEDEFQQEATLVLSLMKDKVHEQSLSQLRKHKNLFYYQQKVDRAASYEQVNDLLPVKKIDDSTAESILNELDTSLVIFIGSFYFYPIVKRWINTIADPTDSFLT from the coding sequence ATGGAAGGCTTCAGAAACATAGAAAATGTATGGACTTATCTTGAAGCCATTCCAAAGTTCCAAGATAAGGGCGCTTCAGCGGCTAATTTCGCTTTAGAAAATATTTCAACATTTTGTGAAGCTATCGGGAATCCACAGGATAATTTCCCAACCATTCATGTAGCGGGAACCAATGGCAAAGGCACAACCTGTCATTTATTTGAAGAAGTGTATAGGCATGCAGGGTATAAAACTGGCTTATTTACCTCCCCACATCTAATCCATTACAACGAACGTGTTCGTATAAACGGTCGCCCAATTGATGATGAACTCATTCTAGCTTTCTTCCAAGAAACAGAAGAAGTATTGGTAAATACACTCCTTACTTTTTTTGAAATAAGTACGGCGCTAGCATTTTGGGTGTTTAGTAAACTAAAGGTAGATATCGCCATTATAGAAACCGGGCTCGGTGGTCGACTCGATTCCACAAATATTATCACTCCCAAATTATCTGTAATAACCAGTGTTGCCTTAGATCACATTGAAATTTTGGGTGATACCGAGGAAAAAATCGCTTTTGAAAAGGCGGGTATCATCAAACAAGATGTTCCAGTTGTAGTAGGGAAGGTCTCGAATTCTGTTCAGTCAGTCATTCAAGAAGTAGCGTTAAAGAAAAATGCACCCATTCATTGTATAGATTTAACAAAGGTACATTTTGATAAAGGAGAGATTTGCTATAAGGATTCAACACTAGTACTTCAAACGAATTTTATAGAATCGGTGAATGCCTATAATGTTGAAGTTTGCTTACAAGGAGTGAAGTTATTGCAAAATAGCTTTCCTGTAGAAGTAACAACAGCCCATGAAGCCATTGTAAATTTCAAAGGGGCACCGGGCAGATTTGAACAACTACTGCCCCATAAACAATGGTACTTTTCAGGTGCACATAATGTAGAAGCTCTAGAATCATCACTACGCGTTATAGAAGACGAATTTCAGCAAGAAGCCACGCTCGTTCTATCTTTGATGAAGGATAAAGTGCATGAGCAGAGTCTATCGCAATTGAGGAAACATAAGAATCTCTTTTACTATCAACAGAAGGTGGATAGGGCGGCTAGCTATGAACAAGTTAATGACTTACTACCCGTTAAAAAGATCGATGATTCTACCGCAGAAAGTATTTTGAATGAATTGGATACTTCATTAGTAATTTTTATCGGAAGTTTTTACTTTTATCCCATAGTTAAGCGGTGGATAAATACAATAGCAGATCCAACCGATTCTTTCCTTACCTGA
- a CDS encoding alpha/beta hydrolase — translation MIRYVATLLFSLSPLLCIAQDIPDKISESEFSIGKSIQIQSTLLGEARDLNIYLPSNYETNKDQSYPVIYLLDGSIDEDIIHIAGITQFAAFPWINIIPESIVVGIGNVDRKRDFTTPSQNELDQKEFPTSGGASHFVQFIEKELQPFIENNFRVTNQKTLIGQSLGGLLATHVLFTQPHLFDNYIIVSPSLWWNDERLLDAPTAPYQSKKSIYIAVGKEGDVMERTARELYEKLLSTQSNRSQVHFEFLEDKTHGDALHIAVYHALEVMFKQQKD, via the coding sequence ATGATTAGATACGTAGCCACTCTCCTATTCTCTTTATCACCATTATTATGTATTGCTCAAGATATACCAGATAAAATTTCTGAGTCGGAGTTTTCAATAGGTAAGTCAATTCAAATTCAATCGACACTATTAGGCGAGGCTAGAGACCTTAACATATATCTCCCTTCCAATTACGAAACGAATAAAGATCAATCATACCCAGTTATTTATTTATTGGATGGCTCAATAGATGAAGACATTATACACATTGCAGGCATTACACAATTCGCAGCATTCCCTTGGATTAATATCATTCCAGAATCGATTGTAGTTGGTATTGGAAATGTAGATCGAAAAAGAGATTTCACGACCCCATCACAAAATGAGCTAGACCAAAAAGAATTTCCTACCTCTGGCGGAGCCTCACATTTTGTACAATTCATTGAAAAAGAATTACAGCCCTTTATTGAAAATAATTTTAGAGTAACGAATCAAAAAACTCTAATCGGACAATCTCTAGGTGGACTTTTGGCCACTCACGTTTTATTCACTCAACCTCATCTATTTGATAATTACATAATTGTAAGCCCAAGTTTATGGTGGAATGATGAAAGATTATTAGATGCACCTACTGCACCCTATCAAAGTAAGAAATCAATTTATATAGCTGTGGGGAAAGAAGGTGACGTTATGGAGCGTACGGCACGAGAACTTTACGAAAAACTACTTTCTACTCAATCGAACCGTTCTCAGGTTCATTTTGAATTTCTGGAAGATAAAACTCACGGTGATGCACTTCACATCGCTGTGTATCATGCTCTTGAAGTCATGTTCAAGCAGCAGAAGGATTGA
- a CDS encoding type 1 glutamine amidotransferase domain-containing protein, whose protein sequence is MKFLFVLTSHNELGDTGNKTGFWIEEFAAPYYYLTDKGADITIASPMGGQPPIDPSSDTPDNQTPATRRFKEDEALQKKLASSIKLSQIQMDDFDGVFYPGGHGPLWDLANDEDSIRLIQEFYEANKPTGLVCHAPAALKNVKLSDGEFLVKGKNVTGFTNSEEAAVQLTEVVPFLVEDMLKERGANYSKADDWQAYAVQDTNLVTGQNPASSEAVAEKLFAMLSN, encoded by the coding sequence ATGAAATTTTTATTTGTATTAACCTCACACAACGAACTAGGCGACACTGGAAATAAAACCGGTTTCTGGATTGAAGAATTTGCTGCGCCCTATTACTATTTAACCGACAAAGGCGCCGATATTACCATTGCATCACCTATGGGAGGACAACCTCCTATCGACCCATCCAGCGATACTCCAGATAATCAAACGCCGGCTACACGCCGTTTTAAAGAAGATGAAGCTCTTCAGAAAAAACTAGCGAGTAGTATCAAGCTTTCACAAATACAGATGGATGATTTTGATGGGGTATTTTATCCCGGAGGCCATGGTCCATTATGGGATCTAGCCAATGATGAAGATTCGATTCGTTTGATTCAAGAATTTTATGAAGCAAATAAACCAACTGGTTTAGTATGTCATGCCCCTGCTGCTTTAAAAAATGTGAAGCTTTCTGATGGCGAATTCCTTGTGAAAGGTAAAAATGTAACCGGTTTTACTAATTCAGAAGAAGCTGCCGTTCAATTAACGGAAGTGGTACCATTTTTAGTAGAAGATATGCTGAAAGAACGTGGTGCAAACTATAGTAAAGCTGATGACTGGCAAGCTTATGCCGTACAAGATACCAACCTTGTAACTGGTCAAAATCCTGCTTCATCTGAGGCTGTTGCTGAAAAGCTTTTTGCAATGTTGAGTAACTAA
- a CDS encoding alpha/beta fold hydrolase: MKLWSKILLGVVCLIGIFVIWVSLMEKEFTETSSDAYLKSSVALFEAEGISPTSNFIETDGPIKRIHYYEMGEGEPLVLIHGGGGYASQWYSILDELAQNFHLYILDRPGSGLSDNFDYKDVNLTEHSVDFVRSFMDAKGLEKAHFVGHSMGGLFTVNFAHMYPNRVDNIALIGHPAGSNVEIPPQVMLMSIKGVNKLLLKLIGPPSIEGSKDFHRMMLVHQPEKLSDIYWQNDVNAQLIPGNARAFNSLIENCVSFGGFEEQFLIQDALFDLPHKVTFIVGDKDVWDTIDNANYLVSNMNNASIHVIKDASHLPWLDAPEESASHIINALQPSE, translated from the coding sequence ATGAAACTTTGGAGTAAAATTTTATTAGGGGTCGTATGCCTCATCGGCATTTTTGTGATTTGGGTATCACTCATGGAAAAGGAGTTTACAGAAACTAGCAGTGATGCCTATTTAAAAAGTAGTGTGGCATTATTTGAAGCTGAAGGCATATCCCCAACTTCAAATTTCATTGAAACTGATGGCCCTATAAAACGCATTCATTATTATGAAATGGGTGAAGGTGAACCTCTTGTACTTATACATGGTGGCGGTGGATATGCCTCGCAATGGTATTCTATATTAGATGAACTCGCTCAAAACTTTCACCTATACATACTAGATCGCCCGGGAAGTGGCTTATCCGATAATTTTGATTACAAAGATGTAAATCTTACAGAGCATAGCGTTGACTTCGTGCGTTCATTCATGGATGCTAAAGGACTTGAAAAAGCACACTTTGTAGGGCATTCAATGGGAGGTTTATTTACGGTAAACTTTGCACATATGTATCCAAACAGAGTAGATAATATTGCCCTAATTGGGCATCCAGCGGGCAGCAATGTTGAAATCCCACCACAAGTAATGCTAATGAGTATAAAAGGTGTCAACAAGCTATTGCTGAAACTCATCGGTCCCCCATCTATTGAAGGAAGTAAAGATTTTCATCGAATGATGTTAGTGCATCAACCTGAAAAGCTATCCGATATTTATTGGCAAAACGATGTTAATGCGCAGTTGATTCCTGGAAACGCCCGAGCATTCAACTCATTGATAGAAAATTGTGTCAGCTTTGGTGGTTTTGAAGAGCAGTTTTTGATTCAAGATGCCTTGTTCGATCTACCACATAAAGTCACATTTATTGTAGGTGATAAGGATGTTTGGGATACGATCGATAATGCAAACTACTTAGTTTCAAATATGAACAATGCATCCATTCATGTCATTAAAGACGCTTCACATTTACCATGGCTAGATGCACCTGAAGAAAGTGCGAGCCACATTATAAATGCATTGCAACCAAGTGAGTAG
- a CDS encoding aminotransferase class IV, whose product MSKHDYILIDGEIHLKEGATQKVATSSSFEEVGCFETIRSYQGKFFLLEEHIDRLNKGMEYLGIESVVNVQSIRKYILTLLSHNALLAQDCVVKIQCTSSVDRSRHVVISTRDLPEKLPHWKLALVQTPVASKKNIETSLKLSSRAHYDRAAEEANKLGADDALMLNEEGFISETTIANLFWIKDHTLYTPSVQCDPLTGITRNFILQSCKSESLIEVEEGAYTLNELLSAESVFACNSVREIIPIQQIGDTLFDTGHPVLTQISSLYSTNKKKRLN is encoded by the coding sequence ATGAGTAAACATGATTACATCCTAATAGATGGAGAAATCCATCTCAAAGAAGGTGCTACCCAAAAAGTAGCTACGTCTTCATCGTTTGAGGAAGTAGGGTGTTTTGAAACAATCCGTTCCTATCAAGGGAAGTTCTTTTTATTAGAAGAACACATAGATCGACTGAATAAAGGCATGGAATATTTGGGCATAGAAAGTGTTGTAAACGTGCAAAGTATTCGAAAATATATCCTAACATTATTGAGTCACAATGCCTTACTAGCACAAGATTGTGTGGTAAAAATTCAATGTACGAGTTCGGTTGATAGGAGTAGACATGTAGTTATTTCAACTCGTGATTTACCCGAAAAGCTACCACATTGGAAGTTAGCATTGGTGCAAACACCTGTGGCTTCTAAAAAGAATATTGAGACTAGCTTAAAGCTTTCAAGTCGTGCACACTATGATCGAGCGGCCGAGGAAGCGAACAAGCTCGGCGCAGATGACGCACTCATGCTAAATGAAGAAGGCTTTATAAGTGAAACTACCATAGCTAACCTTTTTTGGATTAAAGATCACACACTCTATACACCCTCAGTGCAATGTGATCCCCTTACAGGGATAACTCGCAATTTCATTCTACAAAGTTGCAAAAGTGAAAGCTTGATCGAAGTAGAAGAAGGAGCTTATACACTGAATGAACTGCTATCGGCTGAAAGTGTTTTTGCATGTAATTCAGTTCGAGAGATAATCCCCATTCAACAGATAGGCGATACTCTCTTTGATACCGGCCACCCAGTTCTTACACAGATTTCAAGTTTGTATTCTACAAATAAAAAGAAACGATTAAACTAA